A genomic region of Bombus pyrosoma isolate SC7728 linkage group LG6, ASM1482585v1, whole genome shotgun sequence contains the following coding sequences:
- the LOC122568211 gene encoding protein krueppel-like isoform X3, with product MKQETEKQPLSSPLNNTSQVMFPGMGNTSPGLSMLTPQQLLAASRTAALMAAGIPVSLHATLASSPSLYRHHQTLFSGWAPPTASSPPSPLHHSPGSVSPALSSKSTSKRANNGVTNNNNNINSVVSSSGDKITKKGQATKRKSQKLKVDTVQQPLEGSAPLSPPSSISPEAGKDGRDKVFTCGVCSRSFGYKHVLQNHERTHTGEKPFECPECHKRFTRDHHLKTHMRLHTGEKPYHCSHCDRQFVQVANLRRHLRVHTGERPYACELCSAKFSDSNQLKAHLLIHKGEKPFECEHCQMRFRRRHHLIHHKCGTSINSGQVTRTQVTSPSLASDDLDEDIDIDIDVEVEEAEASSLVSKKTSASVRPVHQFSNQLASPVIGNSMPIPLNLAGIPMDLPEQTEPEDLSMSTGMHSQCRPHSQSNSISDSPLSRSPSSDTIHGEGEDDIDMMSETSTSNAVFLQNHHNKYTHFASLGNTAAANVGHAS from the exons ATGAAGCAAGAAACGGAGAAGCAACCATTGTCGTCACCGCTAAACAACACGTCGCAAGTGATGTTCCCTGGAATGGGTAACACATCGCCAGGTTTATCTATGCTCACACCTCAGCAATTGCTGGCTGCAAGTAGAACAGCAGCTCTGATGGCTGCAGGGATTCCCGTGTCGTTGCACGCGACATTAGCCTCCAGCCCGTCTCTGTACAGACACCACCAGACTTTATTCAGTGGTTGGGCTCCACCCACTGCATCCTCGCCTCCGTCACCGCTTCACCACTCACCAGGATCTGTATCACCCGCGTTGAGCAGTAAATCTACGTCCAAACGCGCCAACAATGGCGTcacaaataacaataacaatattaaCAGCGTAGTAAGTAGTAGTGGTGATAAAATCACGAAGAAAGGTCAGGCGACCAAGAGGAAATCGCAAAAGTTGAAAGTGGATACTGTACAGCAACCGTTAGAGGGCTCAGCGCCTTTAAGTCCACCAAGCTCAATCAGTCCCGAAGCGGGCAAAGACGGAAGGGACAAGGTGTTTACCTGTGGAGTGTGCTCCAGATCGTTTGGCTATAAGCACGTGCTGCAGAACCACGAACGCACCCACACCGGTGAGAAGCCTTTCGAGTGTCCGGAATGTCACAAAAG ATTCACACGGGACCATCATTTAAAGACCCACATGCGACTTCATACGGGCGAGAAGCCTTACCACTGCAGCCACTGTGATCGCCAATTCGTCCAAGTAGCCAACCTGCGTCGCCACTTGCGCGTGCACACTGGTGAACGTCCATACGCGTGCGAGTTATGTTCAGCCAAGTTCAGTGACTCGAATCAACTGAAGGCTCATCTGCTGATCCATAAGGGCGAGAAACCGTTCGAGTGCGAGCACTGTCAGATGCGATTCAGACGAAGGCATCACCTGATACATCACAAGTGTGGCACCAGTATTAACTCTGGACAAGTAACGAGGACACAGGTTACCTCTCCTTCCTTGGCAAGCGACGATTTAGATGAGGATATCGACATTGATATCGACGTAGAAGTAGAGGAAGCCGAGGCATCATCATTGGTCAGCAAAAAAACAAGTGCTTCAGTTAGACCAGTGCATCAGTTCAGTAATCAATTAGCAAGTCCTGTCATCGGCAATTCAATGCCCATACCATTGAATTTAGCCGGTATTCCTATGGATCTACCAGAGCAAACGGAACCAGAAGACTTATCTATGTCAACCGGTATGCATTCTCAGTGCAGACCACACTCTCAGTCAAATAGTATCAGTGACTCACCATTAAGTCGTAGCCCAAGCAGTGACACCATTCACGGAGAAGGCGAAGATGACATTGATATGATGTCAGAAACGTCCACCTCAAATGCTGTTTTCCTTCAAAATCACCACAACAAATACACGCACTTCGCATCCCTTGGAAACACTGCCGCGGCTAATGTCGGCCACGCGTCCTAG
- the LOC122568211 gene encoding protein krueppel-like isoform X4: MALSYLQEAQINARLTAGQHLDMKQETEKQPLSSPLNNTSQVMFPGMGNTSPGLSMLTPQQLLAASRTAALMAAGIPVSLHATLASSPSLYRHHQTLFSGWAPPTASSPPSPLHHSPGSVSPALSSKSTSKRANNGVTNNNNNINSVQPLEGSAPLSPPSSISPEAGKDGRDKVFTCGVCSRSFGYKHVLQNHERTHTGEKPFECPECHKRFTRDHHLKTHMRLHTGEKPYHCSHCDRQFVQVANLRRHLRVHTGERPYACELCSAKFSDSNQLKAHLLIHKGEKPFECEHCQMRFRRRHHLIHHKCGTSINSGQVTRTQVTSPSLASDDLDEDIDIDIDVEVEEAEASSLVSKKTSASVRPVHQFSNQLASPVIGNSMPIPLNLAGIPMDLPEQTEPEDLSMSTGMHSQCRPHSQSNSISDSPLSRSPSSDTIHGEGEDDIDMMSETSTSNAVFLQNHHNKYTHFASLGNTAAANVGHAS, translated from the exons ATGGCACTGTCTTATCTTCAAGAGGCGCAGATTAATGCAA GACTTACAGCCGGACAGCACCTCGACATGAAGCAAGAAACGGAGAAGCAACCATTGTCGTCACCGCTAAACAACACGTCGCAAGTGATGTTCCCTGGAATGGGTAACACATCGCCAGGTTTATCTATGCTCACACCTCAGCAATTGCTGGCTGCAAGTAGAACAGCAGCTCTGATGGCTGCAGGGATTCCCGTGTCGTTGCACGCGACATTAGCCTCCAGCCCGTCTCTGTACAGACACCACCAGACTTTATTCAGTGGTTGGGCTCCACCCACTGCATCCTCGCCTCCGTCACCGCTTCACCACTCACCAGGATCTGTATCACCCGCGTTGAGCAGTAAATCTACGTCCAAACGCGCCAACAATGGCGTcacaaataacaataacaatattaaCAGCGTA CAACCGTTAGAGGGCTCAGCGCCTTTAAGTCCACCAAGCTCAATCAGTCCCGAAGCGGGCAAAGACGGAAGGGACAAGGTGTTTACCTGTGGAGTGTGCTCCAGATCGTTTGGCTATAAGCACGTGCTGCAGAACCACGAACGCACCCACACCGGTGAGAAGCCTTTCGAGTGTCCGGAATGTCACAAAAG ATTCACACGGGACCATCATTTAAAGACCCACATGCGACTTCATACGGGCGAGAAGCCTTACCACTGCAGCCACTGTGATCGCCAATTCGTCCAAGTAGCCAACCTGCGTCGCCACTTGCGCGTGCACACTGGTGAACGTCCATACGCGTGCGAGTTATGTTCAGCCAAGTTCAGTGACTCGAATCAACTGAAGGCTCATCTGCTGATCCATAAGGGCGAGAAACCGTTCGAGTGCGAGCACTGTCAGATGCGATTCAGACGAAGGCATCACCTGATACATCACAAGTGTGGCACCAGTATTAACTCTGGACAAGTAACGAGGACACAGGTTACCTCTCCTTCCTTGGCAAGCGACGATTTAGATGAGGATATCGACATTGATATCGACGTAGAAGTAGAGGAAGCCGAGGCATCATCATTGGTCAGCAAAAAAACAAGTGCTTCAGTTAGACCAGTGCATCAGTTCAGTAATCAATTAGCAAGTCCTGTCATCGGCAATTCAATGCCCATACCATTGAATTTAGCCGGTATTCCTATGGATCTACCAGAGCAAACGGAACCAGAAGACTTATCTATGTCAACCGGTATGCATTCTCAGTGCAGACCACACTCTCAGTCAAATAGTATCAGTGACTCACCATTAAGTCGTAGCCCAAGCAGTGACACCATTCACGGAGAAGGCGAAGATGACATTGATATGATGTCAGAAACGTCCACCTCAAATGCTGTTTTCCTTCAAAATCACCACAACAAATACACGCACTTCGCATCCCTTGGAAACACTGCCGCGGCTAATGTCGGCCACGCGTCCTAG
- the LOC122568211 gene encoding protein krueppel-like isoform X2 yields MALSYLQEAQINATGQHLDMKQETEKQPLSSPLNNTSQVMFPGMGNTSPGLSMLTPQQLLAASRTAALMAAGIPVSLHATLASSPSLYRHHQTLFSGWAPPTASSPPSPLHHSPGSVSPALSSKSTSKRANNGVTNNNNNINSVVSSSGDKITKKGQATKRKSQKLKVDTVQQPLEGSAPLSPPSSISPEAGKDGRDKVFTCGVCSRSFGYKHVLQNHERTHTGEKPFECPECHKRFTRDHHLKTHMRLHTGEKPYHCSHCDRQFVQVANLRRHLRVHTGERPYACELCSAKFSDSNQLKAHLLIHKGEKPFECEHCQMRFRRRHHLIHHKCGTSINSGQVTRTQVTSPSLASDDLDEDIDIDIDVEVEEAEASSLVSKKTSASVRPVHQFSNQLASPVIGNSMPIPLNLAGIPMDLPEQTEPEDLSMSTGMHSQCRPHSQSNSISDSPLSRSPSSDTIHGEGEDDIDMMSETSTSNAVFLQNHHNKYTHFASLGNTAAANVGHAS; encoded by the exons ATGGCACTGTCTTATCTTCAAGAGGCGCAGATTAATGCAA CCGGACAGCACCTCGACATGAAGCAAGAAACGGAGAAGCAACCATTGTCGTCACCGCTAAACAACACGTCGCAAGTGATGTTCCCTGGAATGGGTAACACATCGCCAGGTTTATCTATGCTCACACCTCAGCAATTGCTGGCTGCAAGTAGAACAGCAGCTCTGATGGCTGCAGGGATTCCCGTGTCGTTGCACGCGACATTAGCCTCCAGCCCGTCTCTGTACAGACACCACCAGACTTTATTCAGTGGTTGGGCTCCACCCACTGCATCCTCGCCTCCGTCACCGCTTCACCACTCACCAGGATCTGTATCACCCGCGTTGAGCAGTAAATCTACGTCCAAACGCGCCAACAATGGCGTcacaaataacaataacaatattaaCAGCGTAGTAAGTAGTAGTGGTGATAAAATCACGAAGAAAGGTCAGGCGACCAAGAGGAAATCGCAAAAGTTGAAAGTGGATACTGTACAGCAACCGTTAGAGGGCTCAGCGCCTTTAAGTCCACCAAGCTCAATCAGTCCCGAAGCGGGCAAAGACGGAAGGGACAAGGTGTTTACCTGTGGAGTGTGCTCCAGATCGTTTGGCTATAAGCACGTGCTGCAGAACCACGAACGCACCCACACCGGTGAGAAGCCTTTCGAGTGTCCGGAATGTCACAAAAG ATTCACACGGGACCATCATTTAAAGACCCACATGCGACTTCATACGGGCGAGAAGCCTTACCACTGCAGCCACTGTGATCGCCAATTCGTCCAAGTAGCCAACCTGCGTCGCCACTTGCGCGTGCACACTGGTGAACGTCCATACGCGTGCGAGTTATGTTCAGCCAAGTTCAGTGACTCGAATCAACTGAAGGCTCATCTGCTGATCCATAAGGGCGAGAAACCGTTCGAGTGCGAGCACTGTCAGATGCGATTCAGACGAAGGCATCACCTGATACATCACAAGTGTGGCACCAGTATTAACTCTGGACAAGTAACGAGGACACAGGTTACCTCTCCTTCCTTGGCAAGCGACGATTTAGATGAGGATATCGACATTGATATCGACGTAGAAGTAGAGGAAGCCGAGGCATCATCATTGGTCAGCAAAAAAACAAGTGCTTCAGTTAGACCAGTGCATCAGTTCAGTAATCAATTAGCAAGTCCTGTCATCGGCAATTCAATGCCCATACCATTGAATTTAGCCGGTATTCCTATGGATCTACCAGAGCAAACGGAACCAGAAGACTTATCTATGTCAACCGGTATGCATTCTCAGTGCAGACCACACTCTCAGTCAAATAGTATCAGTGACTCACCATTAAGTCGTAGCCCAAGCAGTGACACCATTCACGGAGAAGGCGAAGATGACATTGATATGATGTCAGAAACGTCCACCTCAAATGCTGTTTTCCTTCAAAATCACCACAACAAATACACGCACTTCGCATCCCTTGGAAACACTGCCGCGGCTAATGTCGGCCACGCGTCCTAG
- the LOC122568211 gene encoding protein krueppel-like isoform X5: protein MALSYLQEAQINARLTAGQHLDMKQETEKQPLSSPLNNTSQVMFPGMGNTSPGLSMLTPQQLLAASRTAALMAAGIPVSLHATLASSPSLYRHHQTLFSGWAPPTASSPPSPLHHSPGSVSPALSSKSTSKRANNGVTNNNNNINSVVSSSGDKITKKGQATKRKSQKLKVDTVQQPLEGSAPLSPPSSISPEAGKDGRDKVFTCGVCSRSFGYKHVLQNHERTHTGEKPFECPECHKRFTRDHHLKTHMRLHTGEKPYHCSHCDRQFVQVANLRRHLRVHTGERPYACELCSAKFSDSNQLKAHLLIHKGEKPFECEHCQMRFRRRHHLIHHKCGTSINSGQVTRTQVTSPSLASDDLDEDIDIDIDVEVEEAEASSLVSKKTSASVRPVHQFSNQLASPVIGNSMPIPLNLAGIPMDLPEQTEPEDLSMSTAQAVTPFTEKAKMTLI from the exons ATGGCACTGTCTTATCTTCAAGAGGCGCAGATTAATGCAA GACTTACAGCCGGACAGCACCTCGACATGAAGCAAGAAACGGAGAAGCAACCATTGTCGTCACCGCTAAACAACACGTCGCAAGTGATGTTCCCTGGAATGGGTAACACATCGCCAGGTTTATCTATGCTCACACCTCAGCAATTGCTGGCTGCAAGTAGAACAGCAGCTCTGATGGCTGCAGGGATTCCCGTGTCGTTGCACGCGACATTAGCCTCCAGCCCGTCTCTGTACAGACACCACCAGACTTTATTCAGTGGTTGGGCTCCACCCACTGCATCCTCGCCTCCGTCACCGCTTCACCACTCACCAGGATCTGTATCACCCGCGTTGAGCAGTAAATCTACGTCCAAACGCGCCAACAATGGCGTcacaaataacaataacaatattaaCAGCGTAGTAAGTAGTAGTGGTGATAAAATCACGAAGAAAGGTCAGGCGACCAAGAGGAAATCGCAAAAGTTGAAAGTGGATACTGTACAGCAACCGTTAGAGGGCTCAGCGCCTTTAAGTCCACCAAGCTCAATCAGTCCCGAAGCGGGCAAAGACGGAAGGGACAAGGTGTTTACCTGTGGAGTGTGCTCCAGATCGTTTGGCTATAAGCACGTGCTGCAGAACCACGAACGCACCCACACCGGTGAGAAGCCTTTCGAGTGTCCGGAATGTCACAAAAG ATTCACACGGGACCATCATTTAAAGACCCACATGCGACTTCATACGGGCGAGAAGCCTTACCACTGCAGCCACTGTGATCGCCAATTCGTCCAAGTAGCCAACCTGCGTCGCCACTTGCGCGTGCACACTGGTGAACGTCCATACGCGTGCGAGTTATGTTCAGCCAAGTTCAGTGACTCGAATCAACTGAAGGCTCATCTGCTGATCCATAAGGGCGAGAAACCGTTCGAGTGCGAGCACTGTCAGATGCGATTCAGACGAAGGCATCACCTGATACATCACAAGTGTGGCACCAGTATTAACTCTGGACAAGTAACGAGGACACAGGTTACCTCTCCTTCCTTGGCAAGCGACGATTTAGATGAGGATATCGACATTGATATCGACGTAGAAGTAGAGGAAGCCGAGGCATCATCATTGGTCAGCAAAAAAACAAGTGCTTCAGTTAGACCAGTGCATCAGTTCAGTAATCAATTAGCAAGTCCTGTCATCGGCAATTCAATGCCCATACCATTGAATTTAGCCGGTATTCCTATGGATCTACCAGAGCAAACGGAACCAGAAGACTTATCTATGTCAACCG CCCAAGCAGTGACACCATTCACGGAGAAGGCGAAGATGACATTGATATGA
- the LOC122568211 gene encoding protein krueppel-like isoform X1, which produces MALSYLQEAQINARLTAGQHLDMKQETEKQPLSSPLNNTSQVMFPGMGNTSPGLSMLTPQQLLAASRTAALMAAGIPVSLHATLASSPSLYRHHQTLFSGWAPPTASSPPSPLHHSPGSVSPALSSKSTSKRANNGVTNNNNNINSVVSSSGDKITKKGQATKRKSQKLKVDTVQQPLEGSAPLSPPSSISPEAGKDGRDKVFTCGVCSRSFGYKHVLQNHERTHTGEKPFECPECHKRFTRDHHLKTHMRLHTGEKPYHCSHCDRQFVQVANLRRHLRVHTGERPYACELCSAKFSDSNQLKAHLLIHKGEKPFECEHCQMRFRRRHHLIHHKCGTSINSGQVTRTQVTSPSLASDDLDEDIDIDIDVEVEEAEASSLVSKKTSASVRPVHQFSNQLASPVIGNSMPIPLNLAGIPMDLPEQTEPEDLSMSTGMHSQCRPHSQSNSISDSPLSRSPSSDTIHGEGEDDIDMMSETSTSNAVFLQNHHNKYTHFASLGNTAAANVGHAS; this is translated from the exons ATGGCACTGTCTTATCTTCAAGAGGCGCAGATTAATGCAA GACTTACAGCCGGACAGCACCTCGACATGAAGCAAGAAACGGAGAAGCAACCATTGTCGTCACCGCTAAACAACACGTCGCAAGTGATGTTCCCTGGAATGGGTAACACATCGCCAGGTTTATCTATGCTCACACCTCAGCAATTGCTGGCTGCAAGTAGAACAGCAGCTCTGATGGCTGCAGGGATTCCCGTGTCGTTGCACGCGACATTAGCCTCCAGCCCGTCTCTGTACAGACACCACCAGACTTTATTCAGTGGTTGGGCTCCACCCACTGCATCCTCGCCTCCGTCACCGCTTCACCACTCACCAGGATCTGTATCACCCGCGTTGAGCAGTAAATCTACGTCCAAACGCGCCAACAATGGCGTcacaaataacaataacaatattaaCAGCGTAGTAAGTAGTAGTGGTGATAAAATCACGAAGAAAGGTCAGGCGACCAAGAGGAAATCGCAAAAGTTGAAAGTGGATACTGTACAGCAACCGTTAGAGGGCTCAGCGCCTTTAAGTCCACCAAGCTCAATCAGTCCCGAAGCGGGCAAAGACGGAAGGGACAAGGTGTTTACCTGTGGAGTGTGCTCCAGATCGTTTGGCTATAAGCACGTGCTGCAGAACCACGAACGCACCCACACCGGTGAGAAGCCTTTCGAGTGTCCGGAATGTCACAAAAG ATTCACACGGGACCATCATTTAAAGACCCACATGCGACTTCATACGGGCGAGAAGCCTTACCACTGCAGCCACTGTGATCGCCAATTCGTCCAAGTAGCCAACCTGCGTCGCCACTTGCGCGTGCACACTGGTGAACGTCCATACGCGTGCGAGTTATGTTCAGCCAAGTTCAGTGACTCGAATCAACTGAAGGCTCATCTGCTGATCCATAAGGGCGAGAAACCGTTCGAGTGCGAGCACTGTCAGATGCGATTCAGACGAAGGCATCACCTGATACATCACAAGTGTGGCACCAGTATTAACTCTGGACAAGTAACGAGGACACAGGTTACCTCTCCTTCCTTGGCAAGCGACGATTTAGATGAGGATATCGACATTGATATCGACGTAGAAGTAGAGGAAGCCGAGGCATCATCATTGGTCAGCAAAAAAACAAGTGCTTCAGTTAGACCAGTGCATCAGTTCAGTAATCAATTAGCAAGTCCTGTCATCGGCAATTCAATGCCCATACCATTGAATTTAGCCGGTATTCCTATGGATCTACCAGAGCAAACGGAACCAGAAGACTTATCTATGTCAACCGGTATGCATTCTCAGTGCAGACCACACTCTCAGTCAAATAGTATCAGTGACTCACCATTAAGTCGTAGCCCAAGCAGTGACACCATTCACGGAGAAGGCGAAGATGACATTGATATGATGTCAGAAACGTCCACCTCAAATGCTGTTTTCCTTCAAAATCACCACAACAAATACACGCACTTCGCATCCCTTGGAAACACTGCCGCGGCTAATGTCGGCCACGCGTCCTAG